One Aegilops tauschii subsp. strangulata cultivar AL8/78 chromosome 2, Aet v6.0, whole genome shotgun sequence genomic window, TGTTGGAATAATTGTGGCCGCCAAGCAACAGTTGAACAGTCCAATGCCACTCAAGAGTTCTTGGAATCACTTCCATCGTCAACTCACTCAGGGATTCTGAAAGTCTTTGATCTAGAAGACTGCAATGAATTGGAGGACCACCATGTTAAAATCATTTGCAACCATGCATTCCACCTTAAGTACTTGAGCGTCCGGAAAACTGGCATTACTGAACTACCCCAGCAGCTCGGCAAGCTTCAGTCCCTAGAGACCCTGGACATTCGTGAAACAAAAATAAAATCATTTGCCAAAAATTCCATTTTTCTGCCAAAGCTAAAGCATCTACTTGCTGGCCAATGGACTGATGAAGAGCTTGTTGTAAATGGTGACGTCCAATCAAAGCAGACGTTTTCCACCGTGGCGATGCCCAAACATATCGGGGACATGACAGAATTGCAGGTGATATCTCATATTGCAGTTTCTGGCGATGGCAGTGAACTACAATATGTTGGCTACCTACTTCAGTTGGTTAAGTTGGGTGTGGTTGTCTCCGGAAGTAAAGCATCATCAGTCTTGAGGCATTTGTACCATGCAACTGGAAATCTTGGATTTCTTCGCTCACTGTCAATCCAAGTCACAAAAACCGACGAAGACTATGAGAACATGAACAGGCAAGATGCAAGCCCAATATATCCAAAGTATCTTCATAAGCTAAAAATCAGTGGCCTGAAAAATGGATTGCCTTCATGGATTGCAAAGCTCAAGGTACTTACCAAAATGACCCTGCGTATGACTTTCATAACAGACGATGACTTCATAATCCTTGGCCAGCTTACAAGCTTGTCCGGGCTTAGGCTCCAACAGGAGTCCTGCAATGAAGTACACTCGCCTTCAAAAAAGATGCATTTCAGAGTCTTAAGTTCCTTGACATTGCGTGCTCAGCCATTACCACTATCAACTTTGACAATGAGGCATGTCCTAATCTGAAGAAGTTAACCTGGTCTTCTACTCGTGAAAAATCTCTTTCGGGGATTGAGCGCCTTCCAAGACTCAAAAATCTCGAGCTGACAGGCATATTTGACTTGCAAAGTGTGAAACTAGCAATTGAAGCAAACATGAACAAGCCTATCTTGGTAACAAACTGAATCAGTGCTTAGGTTCAGGAGGAGATGACTGACCTCACCACAGGACTCAATGATGCTTTTATTCTGGGGCAGAAATGTATGTCAAGAAAAGGATTTCATTCTTTGTGGATTATGCCAGCCAGTTCAACTCCAACATATTTCTTTTTTGCGACAACACTCCTAAGTATTTGATTTATCTTGTCTGTTTTATACGTTATTATGTGCACTGCAGTGATTGAACTGGTGTGTGTTTGCTCAGGTCACTCTTGAATTCAAGTTATCTGTTGTGTTGTGTTGTATCGTGTGCTATTGTTAGCATTTGTTCACGCAGAAATATGTATTTTGTTTAATAAAATTCAAGAGTTGTTGCTCTTGTGCGCACTAGGAAAAGTATCTGCATTACTTTAGTAGCAGACATCGTATTGATGGCCCAAAAATATTGTTCTGTTTAAAATGCGTACATTGTTAGTATCGTTCAGTTTAAAATGCCTACATCGTTACCCACATCAGATGCATCCAGTCAGCTGCAGCAGACAAATCATAACAAAAGTATGAACCTTTATTGAGTAAATAATGATGAGGGTGCTATGTCGATCTGAAATGGATGCAAAGGGACCACTCGACATAATGGATTGTGTATGTATTTGATAGAAATGTGAAATCATAGTTGAGGATAAAGTACTCGGAAGACATGGAACTAAAGGAATCATATATACAAAATAAAACCGGCTAAGCTATCGACAATCCTGTTAAATTGAAGTGCTTGGGCATGTGCTCCCCGATGGCGGCAAGGGAGAGTGAGATGAGCGGGGAGGAAGCGCATGATTTTCATCTGGCTGCTTATGTTTCTGGTCCACCAAAATCATATTATTGGATTCATATATGGACAACGAAGTTTCTAAATATATAATTTTCAATTATAATACATTTTAAACCGAATCCCTCAGGGCTCTATCCATTAAGTAACAGTTTTCGTTGATTAACAGAAAATCAGGGGAAAACCCTCAGAACATACAAACACAAGATACATCACCCTCCTCTGCATACAGAACGTCGCTAAGGTTGCAGATTGGCATTATCTTCACCTCTAGCAAGTGACTCCAAGTTCGACGCAAACAACCACTGACCAGGTCACTCCAAGTTCGACGCAAATGATCACCGACCCGACCCACATCGCAATGGACGCGAGAAAACACATGAAGAACGAAGCCAATCAATCAGTCAACCTTGTCAGCGAAAACGCAGCTCCAAATCTAATGGCGAGCTACCAAGGAGAACTATGCAAGGCTGACGCCGCGAATAATCATCGCACACACCACCTGTCGTCTATATTTAAGAAAGGAAAGAATGACTAACCGAGAGTGGTTGAGTCTACCAAATGGACTTGTCATGAACTTATCTCTTCATTGAATATATTACATAGAAAGACTTGAAAATCTGGACAGAACAAATGTGCAGCAACCAAAGTTTGGCTTCTAGGCTTATACCTAGAGTTTTCATCTTTTCCATCAATAGGTACCCCCAAGGCGTTGGAACTTTGAGACGAGATAGGAGGATACCTAATATGGGACTTGGAGCTCTAGATTGTACTCAAGAAGCACCACCAAATCAAAACCATTCATGTGTTGTCACCACTAACTTCCTCAATCCCAGAAACTACATGTGATGGGTCAGAAATCCAGCCGCCGGTGATGCACAACCAAAACCTCTGCGTCAAGCCGTCTCCATAGATTGCATATCACAGTCAAACGCAAACTGTCCGAAGTGAGAACCACCAAAACCCACGAGGAGCCTTCCTACCGCATCCCGCAACCTCGCAAGTACGAGCCTTAAGCAACATCCATCGGATCTGCAGAGAGTCCTCGGTGTCCACCGCAACCTGATGGTTGGCCGATGCTGACACGGTCAGATCATCGGCTCCAACAATTCTGAGCAGTCGACACCTTGAACGCCGCGTGCGCCCTAGACAGCATGGCCCTGACTAGGCTAGACTCACGCCACTGATGTATGTCAGTTATGTATGAGGAGGAAAAGACGTTTGCGATGCAATCAACTGCCACAGGCATAGTCGCCATCGAGCTCGCACGAAGCATTTGAAAGCCGCGGAAATTGCCTAGGGACGACGAACTCGACACCCAACTCACTCATGCTTTGCACGGTGGTGGCAAGGTAGCGAGATGAGAGTAGAGGAAGAGCAGGTGTTGGATTTGAATGCGCATATTATTGGATTCACATATGGATTAAGTTTCAAAATCTATAGTTTTTAAATTATAATATGTATTTTTAAGCTGGAGGCCTCGAGGCTCTATTCATTAATTAAGAGTTGTTCCATTAATTAACGCAAAACCGGGGAAAACCGTCAGAACATCGGGCAAACACAAGATATATCACACGCCGCTAGAGAGAAAATCTTATTGAGGTTGCACACTGGCATCATCGTCATCACTTCACCTTTAGCAAGTGACTCCTACACAAATGACCACCAACCAGGGCGACATTAGCAAGTGACTCCTACACAAACGACCACCAACCAGGGCGACATCGCAACGGCGGCGAGAAGACACATGAAGAACCAAGCCAATCAATAAGCCACCCTTGTTAGCAACAGTGCAGCTCCAAATCTAATTGCGAGTTATGAAGGAGAACTTGGCTCGCGCCGCGAAAGATCACCGAACACACCACCCGCCGCCTGTATTCTAAAACGAAAAAGTGACTAAGTGGCGATTTCAATTAGTGTGCCCTACCAAATGAAGCGTAGTGGTTGAGTCTACCAAACGGACTTGGCATGAACTTATCTCTTCATTGAATAGattagtagtactccctccgtcccaaaacaAGTGTCTAATCTTTATACTAACTTTATAAGTTAAggcacttattttggaacggagggagtaataaataATACAATACGATATAAAGACTTGAAAAACTGAATAGCTCAAATGTTCACCAACCAAAGTTTGGCTTCTGGCGTTTGTTTAAGATGGAGGCGTTAGTTTAAGATGAAGATGTTGGCCTCTCGTAGTCACCAACCAAAACACACGCTACGACAAATTCCTGCGAGCTCCACTTCGCACATCCTCCATTGAAAGGCCTCCTTGCTGGCCGGCTTTGCATAATCCTCGTTCGACAGCTCAGAGTCTTAGAGACCGGCCAGAAGGATGGCAGATATGACCCTGGGCTCCGCCCAGGGCGCCGTTGACTCTCTCCTGGGGCGTCTCACAACGCTCCTCGTCGACGAGGTGCAGCTGCTCGGTGGCGTCCGCCGTGACGTGCAGTTCATCAAGGACGAGATGGAGAGCATGAACGGCTTCCTCCTGCACGTGGCGGAGGCCGCTGAGGAGGACCACCACCAGgtcggagcgtggatgaagcaaGTCGCGGAGGTTGCCTACGCCTCCCAAAACAGCGTTGATCGGTACATCCAGAGCATCGGCGCTGGCCGCAGGGAGCCAGGCCTCCTAGGCTACCTGCGCCGGCTGCCCAAGCTGGTGTGGACACTGCCGACGCGTCACCGCATCGCCAATCAGATACGGGAGCTCAAGATCCGGTCTTGCGAGGTGGGGGAGAGGCGCATGAGGTACGACGTCAAAATGCCCAAACTAGCTGCTGCCAGGGTTATGAAGAAGGCAGGGTGGCAAGGTGCCCGAAATGATGAcaccgaggaggaggaagatgctGAAGCCAAGGAGCCATCAATATGGGAAAAGGAGACACGGCGCAGCTGGGCTGATGATATTTATCCTCACAACTACCGCATGAACGGCTACTATGAGTTGGAATCCATCCTGAATTATCAGTATGGTGATTGCCTTCAAGCCGTAGCGGTTGTAGCAAAAGGTGGGAAGGGCAAATCCGTTGTAGGGAAGGCTTACCGCAACGCATTAATGGTGGGAAGCGCAAGCCCTCCTTCTTTCAAGACGTTATTTGATTGCAAGGCCTGGATCTGCCTAGGGCAGGAATCGACTGAAACGGCCGCATTTCTCCGGAAGATCCTGGCAGCACTAGACAGTCCATCAGAGATCGACTTGGAATCCGCACAGCTTCAGCCGAATGAGGaggtagagcttatcacaccgcTCCAGCCGAAGGAGAAGGAAGAGCTTACCGCACGGCTTCAGCCGAATGATGAGGAAGAGCTTACCACTCGGCCAAAGGAGAAGGAAGAGCAAGAGCTTATCGCACAGCTTCAGCTACACCTAAAAGGTAAAACATCCTTGATTGTGATTGATGATGTCTGGGATAGATCTCTATGGAACCGCGTCAAATCTGCTTTCTCTGGGATAGATTTCTGTAAAAAAGTTGTCATAGTGATCAACACACCTTCAATTGATGTGGCCCAATCATTTTGTCCAGACCTAAAAATAGATTTGGACACTGGTAGTCATTTTTACGTAGACAAGGCAATGTCCCTCATGAAGCTATACAGGTTGGGCCATCCTGAGCTGCGGTCCATTTTAGAGGAAATTGTCTCAAAACCATTGCCAGTCAGGTTGTTTCTGCGTGCTCTGTATGCCAATCCTAACAGGACAGCAGCTGATTTGCAGAGTCTGTGTGACAACCTGGACAACTCCACCACACTATCATCCTACAACGCAAGGCAAGTACTGAAGTTTTGTAATCTGAGTAGCAACTGCATCAACTGTTTGCTATATATGTCCATTTTCCCCGAAATTATGATAAGCTTTAAATGGAGAAGATTGGCAAGAATATGGGCCGCTGAAGGCATGACTGCTAGAAGAGGCAGACTAACTGCACTTGATGAAGCTGACCACTGTTTTGATCAGCTTATCGCCCACGAGTTTCTTATACCGGGGGTCAAATCCGATAAAGGAAAGGTGATGTATACAAGGGATGACACCTTCCTTGACATTTTTACACAGATTGCAAGAGAAGATCACTTTGTAAAGAACAACAATCACCTTTACTTGGCTTATTGCCATTCGGATCACATTCAAATCGACCACTACACCAACTCACGGTTTTTGAAGTCACTTCCTTCGTCAAGCCACTTGGGACTTCTGAAAGTGCTTGATCTAGAACACTGCTGTGATGTGGAGGACCACCATGTCAAAATCATTTGCAACCATGCAATCCAACTTAAGTACTTAAGCCTCCGGAGAACTGGCATTACTGAACTACCCAAGCAGCTCAACAAGCTTCAGTCCCTAGAGACGCTGGACATTCGTGGAACAGGAGTAAAAGCATTCGCCAAAAACTCCGTTTTTCTGCCAAAGCTCAAGCTTCTACTTGCTGGTCACTGGACTCGTGAAGAACTTtatgttagagttataatataggtcatgtacccctttgtatttatcccgttgtataaggggtttcctgcatatgttccacacctgtacatgtatatatatcggcctatggcctcatgggaatacaagttgcttattcctaacatggtattagagctcTAGGGTTTCTTTTCGCACGCCGCAACTCGTGCTCGATCCCGTCGTGACGGCCGCCGCTGCTCCGATCCGCTGCTCTGGCCTGAAGCGTCCACACCCGACGACGCTCCTCAACACGCGCCCGACGACGCTGCTCCTGGTCTCCCGCCCATCCCCGGTCTCCCGCCTGAAGCGTCCTGGCCTGCTCGTGGTCTCCGATCTGCTGCCCCGGCCTGAAGCGTCCCCAGCCTGCTCGTGGTCTCCTGCCAGCCACCGGGTCTCCTGCCCATCCCTGGTCTCCCGCCCGCTCGTGGCTCCCGCCAGCCACCCGGTCTCCCGCCCAGCTCCGGTCTCCCGCCCGCTCGTGGCTCCCGCCAGCCACCCGGTCTCCCGCTCGTCCGGTGCTCTGCTGATTTCGGGTCTCGGATTCTGCTGATTTCGGGTCTCAGCTAAAAAAAATGTCTGCTGCATCGGGCTATGTTGTTGTCCCTCGCTGTCCGGTGATCTTCGATGGTACGAACTACACCGAGTTCGCTGGCTTCATGCGCATTCACATGCGCGGCATCCGTCTCTGGGGTGTTCTTTCTGGCGAGGTCTGCTGTCCGCCACGTCCGGTTCCTCCGGTGGCCCCTACTCCGCTGACTCCACTGGTTCTTCCTCCAGATGCTAATCAGGCCGCCAAGGATGCGGCTAAGATTGCTGATGAGGCTGCTGATCGCGCCTATGATGAGAGGGTTTTGTCTTATGAGGAGGCTCTTCAGACGTATCATGGTGCTTTGTCTGTTTACACCCAGTGGCTTGatgatgatgctcgtgctgcagctgttctcactgctagtgttctgcctcagtttgcttctgagtttctgggtcttcctactgtcttccagatgtggacctgtcttcgtcagcgctatgagccctctgatgatgccttatacctttctgtggttcgtcaggagcatgctcttcagcagggtgactCTACTGTTGATGACTTTTATGCACAGAGTTCTGCTATCTGGCGCCAGCTTGATTCTCTCCGCAGTGCTGGTTGTCGTACTTGCCCCTGCTGCCAGGCTGTCCAGGCTGATTTGGAGTTTCATCGCGTCTACGAGTTCCTGTCTCTGCTCTGTAAGGAGTTTGAGCCCCGACGTGCTCAGTTGTTTGCTCGTGGCCGTATTTCTCTCATGGAGGCGCTTTCAGAGATTCGTGCTGAGGAGACTCGCCTACGTGGTGCTGGGTTGCTGGAGGTTCCCTCTGTGCTCGCTACTCGGGCTTCTTCCACTCCACCTGCTGCACCGCCCCATTCTCGCTCGAGTGCTCCGCCGCTCTTGCCCACTCCTTCTGGAGGCTCAAGTCGCCCCCGTCCACATTGTGACTACTGCAACAATGATGGTCATATTGAGTCCCAGTGCTACACAAAGCGGAAACACCTGCGCAAGGCGCGATCATCCTCCTCAGGGACTTCGTCATCTCCCTCGCCAGCTTCAGCCATTGCTTTGACTGAGCAGGATATTCTGAGACTTAAGCGTCTGCTCGCGGCTTCAGGTTCTTCCTCGACGGGTACTGCTGGTTCTGTGACTGATGCTTCCCGCACTGAGCACCCGCCCTTtacacagtcaggtacatccccatgggttctggactctggagcttcttttcatatgtcttctcattcttccgcTTTGTCCTCTCTTCGATCGCTGGATTCTCCTGTTCATGTCTTCACTGCTGATGGTACTCCACTTTCTGTTGCTAGTAGAGGCCATCTTTCCACTCCTTcttattctgttcctgatgttgctcatgttcctcgacttaccatgaatctgttttctgccggtcaacttactgattctggttgtcgtgtcatccttgatgttgactcttgttctgtccaggatcgtcgcacgcacactctggttggggctggccctcgccgtcgtgattctcagggtctttgggagttggactggcttcatgttccttccgctgccaccaccatcgCCAGTCCCTCCGCTGCTGTCGCCTCTGTTACTGGTTCCTtcaagcagtggcatcatcgacttGGTCATCTGTGTGGTTCTCGGTTATCATCTTTAGTTCGTCGAGGTCTTCTGGGGTCTGTCTCAGGAGATGTCTCTTTAGAGTGTCAGGGTTGTCGTCTTGGCAAGCAGATTCagttaccatattcacatagtgagtcagtgtctaagcgtccttttgatttagtccattctgatgtatggggtccggctcctttcgcttcgaaaggtggtcataaatactatattattttcatcgatgatttttctcgttacacatggctttatttcatgacttctcgtagtgaggtgttgtctatttataagcgttttgcttccatggttcatactcagttctcttcacccattcgtgtttttcgtgctgagtccgctggtgagtatatctctaagatgttgcgtggtgtccttgttgagcagggtactcttgcccagttctcttgtcctggtgctcatgctcagaatggcgtgtctgagcgcaagcatcgtcaccttcttgagacggctcgtgcgatgatgatcgccgcctctcttccgcctcatttttgggctgaggctatctccacttccgcctatctcatcaaccttcagccgtccgctgctttgcagggtggtgttccttttgagcgtatttttgatcgttctcccgattattcaatgcttcgcttgtttggttgtgtttgctatgttcttcttgccctcgcgaacgcaccaaactgaccgctcagtttgttgagtgtgtcttcttaggctacagtgatgagcataagggctatcgttgttgggatcctatcggtcatcggatgcgtatctctcgagacgtgacttttgatgagtctcgtccttTCTACCCACGCCCATCTTCCTCGTTTTTTTCAGTGGATGATATCTCTTTCCTCGCTTTTCCTGACTCACCTATCACCCCTGTCGCGCCTGTGCCTATTAGTTCCACTCCCTCTACTTCTCCACCCCTCGTCGATTCGCCGCCACCATCTTCCCCGGTCTCCTCACCTAGCATGTCACCGGATTCTACACCTTCATCTCCGGTGACTTCTTCGTCGCCACCCCTCGATTCTACCTTGGCGATTCCTccttctcttgttccatcttttcctcagcattacactcgtcgttcatgacctgtggatgcttccttggatgagtcttcctcttcctctcagCCTACTTATGGCTTGCGTTCTCGTCCTCGCCCGCCTATTGATCGTTTTGGATTTCCcactgctggtgctgctgttcttgagccgacttcttaccgtcaggctgttgttcatcctgaatg contains:
- the LOC141041858 gene encoding disease resistance protein PIK6-NP-like; amino-acid sequence: MADMTLGSAQGAVDSLLGRLTTLLVDEVQLLGGVRRDVQFIKDEMESMNGFLLHVAEAAEEDHHQVGAWMKQVAEVAYASQNSVDRYIQSIGAGRREPGLLGYLRRLPKLVWTLPTRHRIANQIRELKIRSCEVGERRMRYDVKMPKLAAARVMKKAGWQGARNDDTEEEEDAEAKEPSIWEKETRRSWADDIYPHNYRMNGYYELESILNYQYGDCLQAVAVVAKGGKGKSVVGKAYRNALMVGSASPPSFKTLFDCKAWICLGQESTETAAFLRKILAALDSPSEIDLESAQLQPNEEVELITPLQPKEKEELTARLQPNDEEELTTRPKEKEEQELIAQLQLHLKGKTSLIVIDDVWDRSLWNRVKSAFSGIDFCKKVVIVINTPSIDVAQSFCPDLKIDLDTGSHFYVDKAMSLMKLYRLGHPELRSILEEIVSKPLPVRLFLRALYANPNRTAADLQSLCDNLDNSTTLSSYNARQVLKFCNLSSNCINCLLYMSIFPEIMISFKWRRLARIWAAEGMTARRGRLTALDEADHCFDQLIAHEFLIPGVKSDKGKVMYTRDDTFLDIFTQIAREDHFVKNNNHLYLAYCHSDHIQIDHYTNSRFLKSLPSSSHLGLLKVLDLEHCCDVEDHHVKIICNHAIQLKYLSLRRTGITELPKQLNKLQSLETLDIRGTGVKAFAKNSVFLPKLKLLLAGHWTREELYVRVII